ATTTGCTCATCTTGATGCAACTACGGTTTTAAGCAGAGATATTGTTGCAATGGGAATTTATCCTGCTGTTGACCCTCTTGAATCGACATCCAGAATACTTGACCCCAAGGTTGTAGGTGAAGAACATTACACTATTGCGAGAAAAGTACAGGAGATTCTCCAAAGGAATAAGGAACTTCAGGATATTATTGCTATCCTTGGTATGGATGAATTGCCGGAAGAAGATAAGCTAACGGTTTTCAGAGCAAGAAAGATTCAGAGATACTTGTCACAGCCTTTCTTTGTTGGAGAACAGTTTACAGGATACAAGGGCAAGTATGTTCCTATAAAGGAGACTATTAGAGGATTTAAAGAAATTATTGATGGTAAAATGGATAATATTTCGGAAGCAGCTTTTTACATGAAGGGTACTATTGAAGAAGTTTATGAAGCAGCTAAGGAAATGGAGGGATAATCCCTGATTTAATCTATTTTGAGCCGTTGTCCGGCTTATGGAGGTTAAAATAGACATGGCCACATTTTTTTTAGAGGTATTAACACCTGACAGAAAGTTTTTTTCAGGAGAGGCAGAGTGTGTAATATTTAAATCCAGTGATGGTGAGATGGGTGTTTTGGCAAAGCATGCACCTACAGTTTCCGCTGTAAGTGTTGGACCTCTTAGGATCAATGCACAGGGTAAATGGATAGAGGCGGTTGTCACTGAAGGGTTCGCAAAAATTATGCCTGATAAGGTTGTTATATTAACAGATACGGCTGAATACCCGGAAGAAATTGATATAAACAGAGCTAAGGCCGCAAAGCAGCGTGCCGAAGAAAGGCTTCAAAAGAAGCTGAGCCAACTGGAATATATGAGGTCTAAAACTGCTCTTGCAAGAGCAATGGCCCGTTTAAGTGCAACAAATAGGAGAAGATAAGCAAACAAAAAAACCTACCTGTAGGGTAGGTTTTTTTATGCGGTCAATGTGACATTAACATTACAAAATATACAACCTTATAAAATCCATTCTCAAATTTGCCGATAAAGTATAATAAACAAAATTTTTGGGGGTATATGTTTTGATTTCTAAAAAAGGTAAAAAAATTAAACATATTTCTAAGTTAGCAATAATGCTGGTAATAGCAATCCTGACGCAGAGCCTTGTCACATTTAGTACTGCTGCGGGTACTGTCAAGTCGAATATTACTGCATTAATACATAATACATATCTGGTAACCCTCAATTGGAATGATTATTTAACTAATGAAATAAATTATTACCTTGAGCGCAGTGTGGACGGTGGGATATTTTCCATGGTCTCATTCTCCGCAGCAAACCTTACAACTTTTACAGACAGCTCTGTCCAACCCGGACATATTTATACTTACAGGGTAAAAGTATTGGACTCGTCATACACAACATATGTGTACACTGATGAAATTTCAATCCGTACTGATGAGCTGATAAAGCTGGATTCCTTGACAGCCACTGCGGTTTCATCAAATCAGATTGACTTAAAATGGACTTATCCTGAGGGAAAGATAGGCAACACTATAATAGAGAGAAAAATGGAGGGTTCTACCTCTTGGTCGGAAGTAGCCAGAATTACAGCAGGTCAGAATACCTACAGTGATAAATCAATTGTATCGGGTACAAAATATTACTATAAAGTCAGGTCGTATTCATCGGAAAATATAAAATCTGCGGCATATCCTGATGAGTATGTTGGAAGCAGTGCAGTTTCATTGCTGCTTAAACCTTCAAACCTGTCGGGATTTGCTCTGTCAGGTTATAAAATACAGTTAAAATGGCAGGATGTAGCTTTTGAAACGGCTTATATTATTGAACGAAGAGCATCAAATGAAGGTGCTTTTACTGAAGTTGCAGTGGTACCTCAGAATACAACCAGATATATTGACAACGTCGCACACGAAAATTCTGTATACAGCTACCGTATCAAGGCATTAACAGGTGTTACCGACTCTGAGTATTCAGATATTCTAAATGTAGCAAGTACATATCTGAAACCTCCGTCATGGCTAACGGCTGTCAGTGTAGACGGGGAAAAAATTAATCTGTCTTGGCAGGATTTAACTACAAATGAAACGGGTTTTGAGATATGGAGAAAGACTGTTTCTGAAACAGATTATACGCTGTACGATACAATGGGAAGAAATGCAAACAGTTATACTGATTTGAACGTTTCTCCCCAAACAAACTACTACTATAAGGTAAGAGCAAAAATTAATGATAATGAAGTGTATTCTGATTTCTCCAATGAGACCAGTGCTTTAACCACCTCATTGAGTGCTCCTGCAAATCTGTCATTTAACGTTATAAACAAAACAGAGGTTGAACTGACGTGGGATGACACTAGCAGTATGGAGGCCGGATTTATAGTAGAAAAAAAGATTGGATTACTGTCACAGTGGTATCAGATTTCACAGCTTGAACCTAATACAACCAAATTTAATGATAAATGGATTAGCAGCACAGAGACGACTTTTTACAGGATTAAGGCTTTTGACAGATCAACTGCTGTCAGCTACAGTAATGAGGTACAGTTGTCATTGGATGCTCCTGAGGCACCAAGCAATCTACAAGTATCTGTTATGTCAACTAATGATGCAAAACTTACATGGAAGGACAATGCATCTACTGAAGAAGGGTTTATCATTGAGGCAAAACAGCTGTATTTCTACAGAGAAATAGGCAGAGTTGATTCAAATGTAACTACTTTCATATATCATGATGCAATACCCGGCAAAACCATGAGATACAGAGTCAGAGCCGTAAAGGGCTTAGTTCAGAGTAACCCGTCAAATGAGGTTGCTGCAGCAACCTTTACTAATACCTCTTATACTGATTTGAGTTCTGTTAGTTGGGCTGTGGAAGCAATTAATAACTTGGCAAGCAGAAATGTATTTAATTCAAACAGCGGTAAATTTGGCCCGAAACAGACAATTTCCAAGGGAGAGTATTGTGCTATACTTGTAAAAAGTCTTGGACTTGAAAAGACAGTAGCTGGACGGTTTAATGATGTTACTGCAAAACATAAATATTATAAAGAAATCATGGCGTCAGAGTACTTTGGTATAATCAGCAAGGATAAAAATAACAAGATTTACCCAGATAAGCTAATTACAAGGGAACAGGCGGCCGTAATGCTGGCTTTGGCTTTAAAAATAAAGGGAACTCCTTTGCCTGAAAAAGACAGTAGCAGTTTGAAACAATTTTCTGACTTTAAGTCAATTTCGGACTCTTCATTGAGAAATATATCAGCTGTATGTGGAGCAGGTATTATTTCAGGCAGAAAAATAAACGATAAGGTGTATTTGCAGCCGTCCAATAATGTAACAAGAGCAGAGGCCGTACTAATGGCCTATAAAGGGTTGATATACAATCAGGGTAATCAATAATAAGCGAAGGAGAAAGTGGATGAAACGATATGCAAAAAAAATATCTCTGATGCTTGCAGTGGTGTGTTTTTTAGTTATTCCTCTATCTGCATTTGCAGCTACGGGAACATCGTATTCCAACTATACAGCTTCATTACTTAGCAAGTGGAAAGGCTACGGCGTAGTTGATAAAAGCTATTCGAGTCTTGACCTAAACAAGCCTATTGAGAAAATTGATTTTATTAAAATGCTTAACGCTATTTTAAAAACGTCAAAAAAGGCCGACATAAATTTTACAGATGTACATAAGAATTCATGGTACGGACAGGAAATAGCAAAGGCTGCGGCATGCGGATATATTTCAAATAAGGAAAATACAAAATTTTATCCTTTCTCCAATATAACTAGAGTTGAGGCCGCGGAAATGGTTTCATATGTTTTTGGCCTGGAACTCAAAAATGAAAAAATACTCAGCAAAATAGCTGACGGCAAGGCTCTTGAGAAAAAACAGCTGAATGAATTGGCTGCCGTCATTGAAAAGGGAGGACTCACGGAGGTTGCTTCCGGAAGGTATGCACCGACAGGAGTACTTAAACTAAAAGACGCTTTGATAATGCTCGACAAATGTGTTGGGCAGATTGCGCTTAAATCTGGAACAATAAAGACTAATGCTGCAGGAAATATGTTTATCAGTGTTGGAGCTGTTACTTTGAGAGGTATTTCCATCTCCGGAGACTTGATTATCGGCGAGGGTGTAGGCGATGGAGTTGTTACACTGGAGAGTGTTAAATTAGCAGGAAGGCTTATAATAAGAGGAGGAGGCCCTAACGGGGTAATTATAAAGAATTCTCAGATAGGTGGTAACCTGATAGTTGAAAAAAGTGCAGGAAACGTATACATAAGGGTAGTAGGAAGTACCACTATTAAACAAGCATATTTAAAGTCAGGATGCACGATTGAGGAAGGTTACCTGACAAGCGGAGATGGATTTGTAAATATTACTGCCCTGAATGCAGCCTTCGACGGTCAAAATGCGATATTAAAAGGTGATTTCAAAAGTTTAACTGCCGATAACAGTAATATAAATCTTAAACTAAGCGGCAATGCTGAAAATGTCAGCTTAAACAAGGACAGTCAGGGGATTTTTTCTCTTTTATCAGGAACAGTTAAGACGGTGTCGGCAGGAGTAACAAAACAACAGCTTGAATTTCTGGGCGGCAAGGTTACGACAATGAATATTTCAAAAGATGCCAAGGGGAATAAGATAACTATAAATGGACCAGTTGAAATCAACACTGTAAACATAGAAAGTACTACTGAAATTTCCTTTAAAAAGGGAACAGTAAATTCTCTGATATTGGATACAAATTCTCAAGGCTCATATATTAGTATGCAGAGCGGCTCATTTATTAGAAGTTTTGTCATTATGGCAGATGCAGAAATAACGGGTTATGGTAAAATTGAGAGTGCATATTCCTATGCGAACAATGTTAAAATGGGTATTACACCTTCATTTTACTCATATAAGTATGTACCGGGCTGGGGAAATGACGATTACCTGCCAAGCATTGGTATTGGTGTTCCGGGTGCTACTAATGATGAAATAACAATACAAGAGGGTAAATCGATAGATTTGTATAGAGATTTAAATTTG
This genomic stretch from Ruminiclostridium cellulolyticum H10 harbors:
- a CDS encoding F0F1 ATP synthase subunit epsilon produces the protein MATFFLEVLTPDRKFFSGEAECVIFKSSDGEMGVLAKHAPTVSAVSVGPLRINAQGKWIEAVVTEGFAKIMPDKVVILTDTAEYPEEIDINRAKAAKQRAEERLQKKLSQLEYMRSKTALARAMARLSATNRRR
- a CDS encoding S-layer homology domain-containing protein, which produces MISKKGKKIKHISKLAIMLVIAILTQSLVTFSTAAGTVKSNITALIHNTYLVTLNWNDYLTNEINYYLERSVDGGIFSMVSFSAANLTTFTDSSVQPGHIYTYRVKVLDSSYTTYVYTDEISIRTDELIKLDSLTATAVSSNQIDLKWTYPEGKIGNTIIERKMEGSTSWSEVARITAGQNTYSDKSIVSGTKYYYKVRSYSSENIKSAAYPDEYVGSSAVSLLLKPSNLSGFALSGYKIQLKWQDVAFETAYIIERRASNEGAFTEVAVVPQNTTRYIDNVAHENSVYSYRIKALTGVTDSEYSDILNVASTYLKPPSWLTAVSVDGEKINLSWQDLTTNETGFEIWRKTVSETDYTLYDTMGRNANSYTDLNVSPQTNYYYKVRAKINDNEVYSDFSNETSALTTSLSAPANLSFNVINKTEVELTWDDTSSMEAGFIVEKKIGLLSQWYQISQLEPNTTKFNDKWISSTETTFYRIKAFDRSTAVSYSNEVQLSLDAPEAPSNLQVSVMSTNDAKLTWKDNASTEEGFIIEAKQLYFYREIGRVDSNVTTFIYHDAIPGKTMRYRVRAVKGLVQSNPSNEVAAATFTNTSYTDLSSVSWAVEAINNLASRNVFNSNSGKFGPKQTISKGEYCAILVKSLGLEKTVAGRFNDVTAKHKYYKEIMASEYFGIISKDKNNKIYPDKLITREQAAVMLALALKIKGTPLPEKDSSSLKQFSDFKSISDSSLRNISAVCGAGIISGRKINDKVYLQPSNNVTRAEAVLMAYKGLIYNQGNQ
- a CDS encoding BslA/BslB family hydrophobin, with product MKRYAKKISLMLAVVCFLVIPLSAFAATGTSYSNYTASLLSKWKGYGVVDKSYSSLDLNKPIEKIDFIKMLNAILKTSKKADINFTDVHKNSWYGQEIAKAAACGYISNKENTKFYPFSNITRVEAAEMVSYVFGLELKNEKILSKIADGKALEKKQLNELAAVIEKGGLTEVASGRYAPTGVLKLKDALIMLDKCVGQIALKSGTIKTNAAGNMFISVGAVTLRGISISGDLIIGEGVGDGVVTLESVKLAGRLIIRGGGPNGVIIKNSQIGGNLIVEKSAGNVYIRVVGSTTIKQAYLKSGCTIEEGYLTSGDGFVNITALNAAFDGQNAILKGDFKSLTADNSNINLKLSGNAENVSLNKDSQGIFSLLSGTVKTVSAGVTKQQLEFLGGKVTTMNISKDAKGNKITINGPVEINTVNIESTTEISFKKGTVNSLILDTNSQGSYISMQSGSFIRSFVIMADAEITGYGKIESAYSYANNVKMGITPSFYSYKYVPGWGNDDYLPSIGIGVPGATNDEITIQEGKSIDLYRDLNLSVSPDKSTVGFVSLNGNVATVSDKGLITAIEAGYTKIYITGQYSGYSNCIKRIDVNVTPGNVTLPGRLEISPVTGEAATVKDFEITYTSKDDFSNGTVTFWLPDGFPAFETDTVKIGNGTEVTLNPSQRLNVRTLSFTNLNLSKGQKIIVKLRNKTVPQGGEYVFSAVTDADGTGPKVPTSGQDERTVFTSDKLKTLLEVTNYTLSAYDAQNGAVSFTKLSFAGFTGATKWLIAVQDGEFTHPGYDDLVSGTEYTVGSAITIAPNQHLMLAAVDGDSMAGYKVKAFVDITVH